In Streptomyces sp. NBC_01439, the following are encoded in one genomic region:
- the alaS gene encoding alanine--tRNA ligase, with amino-acid sequence MESAEIRRRWLSFFEERGHAVVPSASLIADDPTLLLVNAGMVPFKPYFLGETKPPAPRATSVQKCVRTPDIEEVGKTTRHGTFFQMCGNFSFGDYFKEGAIKYAWELLTSSVADGGYGLEPEKLWITVYLDDDEAETIWREKIGVPAERIQRLGKKDNFWSMGVPGPCGPCSEINYDRGPEFGVEGGPAVNDERYVEIWNLVFMQYERGAGDGKEDFPILGDLPSKNIDTGLGLERLAMILQGVQNMYETDTLRVVMDKATELTGVQYGAAKNTDVSMRVVADHIRTSVMLIGDGVTPGNEGRGYVLRRIMRRAIRNMRLMGATGPVVQDLVDVVINTMGQQYPELVTDRKRIETVALAEEAAFLKAVKGGTNILDTAVTETKATGGTVLSGDKAFLLHDTWGFPIDLTLEMAAEQGLTVDEPGFRRLMQEQRDRAKADAKAKKTGHADMSAYREIADGSGATEFTGYATNQGESTIVGLLVNGVSAPAASEGDEVEVVLDRTPFYAEGGGQLADQGRIKLDTGAVIEIRDVQQPVPGVSVHKGSVQVGEVTVGASAYAAIDVKRRRAIARAHSATHLTHQALRDALGPTAAQAGSENSPGRFRFDFGSPNAVPGSVLTDVEQKINDVLSRELDVTAEIMSIDEAKKQGAIAEFGEKYGERVRVVTIGDFSKELCGGTHVGNTAQLGLVKLLGESSIGSGVRRVEALVGVDAYNFLAKEHTVVAQLQELVKGRPEELPEKIASMLGKLKDAEKEIEKFRAEKVLQAAAGLAQNAQDIKGVALVVGQVADGIGADDLRKLVLDVRSRIQGDRPAVVALFTVANDRPLTVIATNEAARERGLKAGDLVRTAAKTLGGGGGGKPDVAQGGGQNPAAVPEAISAVERLVVETV; translated from the coding sequence ATGGAGTCGGCTGAGATTCGCCGCCGCTGGCTGAGCTTCTTCGAGGAGCGCGGTCACGCCGTTGTCCCTTCGGCGTCGCTCATCGCGGACGACCCGACTCTGTTGCTGGTCAACGCGGGCATGGTTCCCTTCAAGCCGTACTTCCTCGGCGAGACCAAGCCCCCCGCCCCCCGCGCCACCAGTGTGCAGAAGTGCGTCCGTACGCCGGACATCGAAGAGGTCGGCAAGACGACCCGCCACGGCACGTTCTTCCAGATGTGCGGCAACTTCTCCTTCGGGGACTACTTCAAGGAAGGCGCCATCAAGTACGCCTGGGAGCTGCTCACCAGCTCCGTGGCGGACGGCGGCTACGGCCTCGAGCCCGAGAAGCTCTGGATCACCGTCTACCTCGACGACGACGAGGCCGAGACGATCTGGCGCGAGAAGATCGGCGTGCCCGCCGAGCGCATCCAGCGCCTAGGCAAGAAGGACAACTTCTGGTCCATGGGCGTCCCCGGCCCCTGCGGCCCGTGCTCGGAGATCAACTACGACCGCGGCCCGGAGTTCGGCGTCGAGGGCGGCCCGGCCGTCAACGACGAGCGCTACGTGGAGATCTGGAACCTGGTCTTCATGCAGTACGAGCGCGGCGCCGGCGACGGGAAGGAAGACTTCCCGATCCTCGGCGACCTGCCGTCGAAGAACATCGACACCGGTCTGGGTCTCGAGCGCCTCGCGATGATCCTGCAGGGCGTGCAGAACATGTACGAGACCGACACCCTGCGCGTCGTCATGGACAAGGCCACCGAGCTGACCGGCGTGCAGTACGGCGCCGCCAAGAACACCGACGTCTCGATGCGCGTGGTCGCCGACCACATCCGCACCTCCGTCATGCTCATCGGCGACGGCGTCACCCCCGGCAACGAGGGCCGCGGCTACGTGCTGCGCCGCATCATGCGTCGCGCCATCCGTAACATGCGCCTCATGGGCGCCACCGGTCCCGTCGTTCAGGACCTGGTCGACGTCGTGATCAACACGATGGGCCAGCAGTACCCGGAGCTCGTCACCGACCGCAAGCGCATCGAGACCGTCGCGCTCGCCGAAGAGGCCGCCTTCCTGAAGGCCGTCAAGGGCGGCACGAACATCCTCGACACCGCCGTGACCGAGACCAAGGCCACCGGCGGCACCGTCCTCTCCGGCGACAAGGCGTTCCTGCTCCACGACACCTGGGGCTTCCCGATCGACCTCACCCTGGAGATGGCCGCCGAGCAGGGCCTGACCGTGGACGAGCCCGGCTTCCGCCGCCTGATGCAGGAGCAGCGCGACCGCGCCAAGGCCGATGCCAAGGCCAAGAAGACCGGCCACGCGGACATGTCCGCCTACCGCGAGATCGCGGACGGCTCCGGCGCCACCGAGTTCACCGGCTACGCCACCAACCAGGGCGAGTCGACCATCGTCGGCCTGCTGGTTAACGGCGTCTCCGCGCCCGCCGCTTCCGAGGGCGACGAGGTCGAGGTCGTCCTCGACCGCACCCCCTTCTACGCCGAGGGCGGCGGCCAGCTCGCCGACCAGGGCCGGATCAAGCTCGACACGGGCGCCGTCATCGAGATCCGCGACGTCCAGCAGCCGGTCCCGGGCGTCTCCGTGCACAAGGGCTCCGTCCAGGTCGGCGAGGTGACGGTGGGCGCCTCCGCCTACGCCGCCATCGACGTCAAGCGCCGCCGGGCCATCGCCCGCGCCCACTCGGCCACGCACCTGACCCACCAGGCGCTGCGCGACGCCCTCGGCCCCACCGCCGCCCAGGCCGGCTCCGAGAACAGCCCCGGCCGCTTCCGCTTCGACTTCGGCTCTCCGAACGCCGTCCCCGGCTCGGTCCTCACCGACGTCGAGCAGAAGATCAACGACGTGCTCTCGCGCGAGCTCGACGTCACCGCCGAGATCATGAGCATCGACGAGGCGAAGAAGCAGGGCGCCATCGCCGAGTTCGGCGAGAAGTACGGCGAGCGCGTGCGCGTCGTGACCATCGGCGACTTCTCCAAGGAGCTGTGCGGCGGCACGCACGTCGGCAACACCGCCCAGCTGGGTCTGGTGAAGCTGCTCGGCGAGTCCTCCATCGGCTCCGGCGTGCGCCGCGTCGAGGCCCTCGTAGGCGTGGACGCGTACAACTTCCTCGCCAAGGAGCACACGGTCGTCGCCCAGCTCCAGGAGCTGGTCAAGGGCCGTCCGGAGGAGCTGCCGGAGAAGATCGCCTCCATGCTCGGCAAGCTGAAGGACGCCGAGAAGGAGATCGAGAAGTTCCGCGCGGAGAAGGTCCTCCAGGCTGCCGCCGGGCTCGCCCAGAACGCCCAGGACATCAAGGGCGTCGCCCTCGTCGTCGGCCAGGTGGCGGACGGCATCGGCGCCGACGACCTGCGCAAGCTGGTCCTCGACGTCCGCAGCCGCATCCAGGGCGACCGTCCGGCCGTCGTGGCCCTGTTCACCGTGGCGAACGACCGCCCGCTGACCGTCATCGCCACCAACGAGGCCGCACGCGAGCGCGGCCTCAAGGCGGGCGACCTGGTCCGTACGGCCGCCAAGACCCTCGGTGGCGGCGGTGGCGGCAAGCCGGACGTCGCGCAGGGCGGCGGCCAGAACCCGGCCGCCGTGCCGGAGGCCATCAGCGCCGTCGAGCGCCTCGTCGTAGAGACGGTCTGA
- the ruvX gene encoding Holliday junction resolvase RuvX: MTLRRGRRLAIDVGDARIGVASCDPDGVLATPVETVPGRDIPFAHRRLRQLVEEYEPLEVVVGLPRSLSGREGPAAAKVRAFANELAKGIKPVTVRLVDERMTTVTAAQGLRASGKNAKKGRSVIDQAAAVVILQNALETERVSGNPPGECVEVVV; this comes from the coding sequence ATGACTCTGCGCCGCGGCCGCCGGCTCGCCATCGATGTCGGTGACGCCCGTATCGGGGTCGCCTCGTGCGACCCCGACGGGGTGTTGGCCACACCGGTGGAAACCGTTCCGGGCCGGGACATCCCCTTCGCCCACCGGCGGCTGCGGCAGCTCGTCGAGGAGTACGAGCCCCTCGAAGTCGTGGTCGGCCTTCCCCGCTCGCTCAGCGGGCGGGAGGGGCCGGCCGCGGCCAAGGTGCGCGCCTTCGCGAACGAACTCGCCAAGGGCATCAAGCCGGTGACGGTCCGTCTGGTGGACGAGCGGATGACCACGGTCACCGCCGCCCAGGGTCTTCGGGCCTCCGGGAAGAACGCGAAGAAGGGCCGGTCGGTCATCGATCAGGCAGCCGCTGTGGTGATCCTTCAGAACGCTCTTGAGACCGAACGGGTATCGGGTAATCCGCCTGGCGAGTGCGTCGAAGTGGTTGTCTGA
- the mltG gene encoding endolytic transglycosylase MltG produces MTDYGRGRGPEPWHPEDPLYGDQGWTGHQTQQGQVPYGGAPQQQEYPQEPQYQQQYPQHQQYPEYQQQQYPQQAQQQPQQYLQGQYAQQQQYTGQQQAYAPQQQPQQPAYDNQGWDTGQGQYAAAVQSGPYAGVDPYTQQPAAGYPGEAPDLYSTEDAYAPPQPPGRRHLEPEPVEEPEPAEEPESDLLTAGGGRDGDDGEGDDDGDGRRGGRSKGDKPKKRSGTACLVAAVVILGVVGGGGYYGYNYIKARFSSAEDFAGEGSGEIVEVEIPKGSGLMQMGLILKKAGVVASGQAFVDAASKLPPGKAIQAGVYPLRKEMSAASAVEVMSDPSKLNVITVTEGMRNSAVYAAIDKKLGQQEGTTAEIAKREIKNLGLPAWANNNPKLIDPLEGFLYPARYDLSKESTPDSLLKQMVKNATDKYTELGLEGKAKELGLENPLQVVTVASLVNAEGKNHDDFRKMAEVVYNRLKKTNDVTNQKLQFDSTYNYVKNQSEINFNLKEAQAFDHPYNTHFVRGLPTGPIDNPGLDALTATLNPDHGGWMFFVSVDGKTTTFTKTYEEHTKLANEFQERQKQKNGG; encoded by the coding sequence ATGACTGACTATGGCCGGGGCCGTGGCCCCGAACCCTGGCACCCTGAGGACCCCCTTTACGGGGACCAGGGGTGGACCGGGCACCAGACCCAGCAGGGCCAGGTGCCTTACGGTGGTGCCCCGCAGCAGCAGGAATACCCACAGGAGCCGCAGTACCAGCAGCAGTACCCCCAGCACCAGCAGTACCCGGAGTACCAGCAGCAGCAGTACCCGCAGCAGGCACAGCAGCAGCCGCAGCAGTACCTGCAGGGCCAGTACGCGCAGCAGCAGCAGTACACCGGGCAGCAGCAGGCCTACGCCCCGCAGCAGCAGCCGCAGCAGCCGGCCTACGACAACCAGGGCTGGGACACCGGCCAGGGCCAGTACGCGGCGGCCGTGCAGAGCGGCCCGTACGCGGGCGTGGACCCTTACACCCAGCAGCCCGCAGCGGGCTACCCGGGTGAGGCCCCCGACCTCTACAGCACGGAAGACGCCTACGCGCCGCCACAGCCCCCGGGTCGGCGTCACCTGGAGCCGGAGCCCGTCGAGGAGCCGGAGCCCGCGGAGGAGCCGGAGAGCGACCTGCTCACCGCTGGTGGAGGCCGTGACGGCGACGACGGGGAGGGGGACGACGACGGCGACGGCCGCCGGGGCGGCCGCTCCAAGGGCGACAAGCCCAAGAAGCGCAGCGGCACGGCCTGCCTGGTCGCCGCAGTCGTCATCCTCGGCGTGGTCGGCGGTGGCGGCTACTACGGCTACAACTACATCAAGGCCAGGTTCAGCTCGGCCGAGGACTTCGCGGGCGAGGGCAGCGGCGAGATCGTCGAGGTCGAGATCCCCAAGGGCTCGGGCCTCATGCAGATGGGCCTGATCCTCAAGAAGGCGGGCGTCGTCGCCAGCGGGCAGGCGTTCGTCGACGCCGCGTCCAAGCTCCCTCCGGGCAAGGCCATCCAGGCCGGTGTCTACCCGCTCCGGAAGGAGATGTCGGCCGCGTCCGCGGTCGAGGTGATGAGCGACCCCTCGAAGCTGAACGTGATCACGGTCACCGAAGGCATGCGCAACAGTGCGGTGTACGCGGCGATCGACAAGAAGCTGGGCCAGCAGGAGGGCACCACCGCCGAGATCGCCAAGCGCGAGATCAAGAACCTCGGCCTGCCCGCCTGGGCGAACAACAACCCGAAGCTGATCGACCCGCTCGAGGGCTTCCTGTATCCGGCGCGCTACGACCTCAGCAAGGAGAGCACCCCCGACTCCCTGCTCAAGCAGATGGTCAAGAACGCGACCGACAAGTACACGGAGCTGGGCCTCGAGGGCAAGGCCAAGGAGCTGGGCCTGGAGAATCCGCTCCAGGTGGTCACGGTCGCCAGCCTCGTCAACGCCGAGGGCAAGAACCACGACGACTTCCGGAAGATGGCCGAGGTGGTCTACAACCGCCTCAAGAAGACCAACGACGTCACGAACCAGAAGCTCCAGTTCGACTCGACGTACAACTACGTCAAGAACCAGAGCGAGATCAACTTCAACCTGAAGGAAGCCCAGGCCTTCGACCACCCCTACAACACGCACTTCGTCAGGGGACTGCCCACCGGGCCGATCGACAATCCGGGCCTGGACGCGCTGACCGCTACGCTCAACCCGGACCACGGTGGCTGGATGTTCTTCGTGTCGGTCGACGGCAAGACCACGACCTTCACCAAGACCTACGAAGAGCACACCAAGCTGGCCAACGAGTTCCAGGAACGGCAGAAGCAGAAGAACGGCGGATAG
- a CDS encoding shikimate dehydrogenase, translating into MSRIRAAVLGSPIEHSLSPVLHRAAYQELGLDDWSYDRFEIDEAALPEFVAGLGPEWAGLSLTMPLKRAIIPLLDGISDTAASVETVNTVVLTEDGRRLGDNTDIPGIVAALHERGVEKVSSAAVLGAGATASSALAALARICSGEVTAYVRSAARADEMRQWGERLGVPVRTADWSAAAEALSAPLVIATTPAGTTDALAASVPEGAGTLFDVLYDPWPTALAAAWSRQGGQVLGGLDLLVHQAVLQVERMTGRTPGPLAAMRAAGERALAAR; encoded by the coding sequence ATGTCACGCATAAGGGCCGCGGTGTTGGGTTCGCCCATCGAGCACTCCCTCTCACCAGTGCTGCACCGCGCCGCTTATCAGGAGCTCGGCCTCGACGACTGGTCGTACGACCGCTTCGAGATCGACGAGGCCGCGCTCCCGGAGTTCGTGGCAGGACTCGGCCCCGAGTGGGCCGGGCTCTCCCTGACCATGCCGCTCAAGCGGGCGATCATCCCGCTGCTCGACGGCATCAGTGACACGGCCGCCTCCGTCGAGACGGTCAACACCGTCGTCCTCACCGAGGACGGCCGGCGCCTCGGCGACAACACCGACATCCCCGGCATCGTCGCCGCGCTCCACGAGCGCGGCGTCGAGAAGGTGTCCTCCGCGGCCGTCCTCGGCGCCGGCGCAACGGCTTCCTCGGCGCTCGCCGCGCTCGCGCGGATCTGCTCCGGGGAGGTCACGGCGTACGTCCGCTCGGCGGCCCGGGCGGACGAGATGCGGCAGTGGGGCGAGCGGCTCGGCGTGCCCGTCCGCACGGCCGACTGGTCCGCGGCGGCCGAGGCGCTGTCCGCGCCCCTGGTGATCGCCACCACTCCGGCCGGTACGACCGACGCCCTGGCGGCGTCCGTACCCGAAGGGGCGGGCACCCTCTTCGACGTCCTCTACGACCCCTGGCCCACCGCGCTGGCCGCGGCCTGGTCGCGGCAGGGCGGCCAGGTCCTCGGCGGACTCGACCTCCTCGTCCACCAGGCCGTGCTCCAGGTCGAGCGGATGACGGGCCGCACCCCGGGGCCGCTCGCCGCCATGAGGGCCGCCGGAGAGCGGGCGCTCGCCGCCCGTTAG